One window of Amaranthus tricolor cultivar Red isolate AtriRed21 chromosome 13, ASM2621246v1, whole genome shotgun sequence genomic DNA carries:
- the LOC130798692 gene encoding squamosa promoter-binding-like protein 1 isoform X2 produces the protein MEQAHRFHALGHNEMRVMGKRGLEWDLNDWKWDGDLFIATPSNTLSSDFQDQQFIPVVQVQGNSSNSSSLCSDDVQYGVDDGRRELGNKRRVIVIEEDSLEEVGPLTLKIGANSYAASDRERDLSNWESTSGKKTKLAGGSSNRAICQVEDCGAVLSKAKDYHRRHKVCEVHAKASKALVANVMQRFCQQCSRFHVLQEFDEGKRSCRQRLAGHNKRRRKTQADTAVQGKSINDEQTNSVLLISLLRILSNMHANNESNQATDQDLTAQLLRSLANPSMLHMGKDVSGILHESQKLLNGGVSNDNAVSLQKPESLFPIKNSPPGYSESTAGRMKLNNFDLNDVYIDSDDGVEDLERSPVDGNFVTSSVDFPLWVRQDSHHSSPPQTSGNSDSTSAPSPSSSSGEAQSRTDRIVFKLFGKEPSDFPIVLREQILDWLAHSPTDIESYIRPGCIILTIYLRLAESLWEELCSDLSSCLTCLFNVTDDTFWKSGWVYVRVRNQIAFVHNGQVVLDTSLSLENSKCSRILSVMPIAVSMDEKAHFVVRGLNLSQSSTRLLCAIEGKYLDQEVSQELREDDDFAEEDETEHASFSCSIPSITGRGYIEVEDLGLSSSFFPFIVAEKDVCSEIRTLESMLEPKKADENAQEANKNIESWRQAMDFINEMGWLLHRSNLKSRLADLDPSTVIFSFGRYKWLMEFSMDRDWCAVVKKLLDILIAGTVGSGEHSSLKVALLEMGLLHKAVRRNSRSMVEQLLRYVPVHLSEEFASAVEGSQEKFLFRPDAKGPAGLTPLHIAAGRDGSEDVLDALIDDPGKIGINVWKNARDSTGATPEDYARLRGHYAYIHAVQRKMHRSSASGHVVLDIPGEPSIPTKHDGAVSFEVARSASFALNQDCKLCDQKKMFAYYVKSARTSLVYRPAMLSMVAIAAVCVCVALLFKSMPNVVCLFQPFRWELLNYGSS, from the exons ATGGAACAAGCTCACCGTTTTCATGCTTTAGGCCACAATGAAATGAGGGTTATGGGAAAGAGGGGTTTAGAATGGGATTTGAATGATTGGAAATGGGATGGTGATCTTTTTATTGCTACCCCTTCCAATACCCTATCTTCTGATTTTCAAGATCAGCAATTTATCCCAGTTGTTCAGGTTCAAGGGAATTCGTCAAACAGCTCATCTTTGTGTTCTGATGATGTTCAGTATGGTGTTGATGATGGAAGGAGAGAATTGGGGAACAAAAGGAGGGTTATTGTTATTGAAGAGGATAGTTTGGAAGAAGTTGGTCCTTTGACCTTAAAGATTGGGGCAAACTCTTATGCTGCCTCGGATAGAGAAAGGGATTTGAGTAATTGGGAGAGTACGAGTGGGAAAAAGACTAAGTTAGCCGGGGGCTCTTCAAATCGAGCTATTTGCCAGGTTGAGGATTGTGGGGCTGTTCTTAGTAAGGCTAAAGACTATCACAGGCGTCACAAGGTCTGCGAGGTCCATGCTAAAGCCAGTAAAGCCCTTGTGGCAAATGTCATGCAACGATTTTGTCAACAATGCAGTAG GTTTCATGTTCTTCAGGAATTTGATGAAGGTAAACGAAGCTGTAGACAGCGCTTGGCTGGCCATAATAAGCGACGGAGGAAAACACAAGCGGACACTGCTGTCCAGGGGAAGTCTATAAACGATGAGCAAACTAATAGTGTTCTCTTGATAAGCTTACTGAGGATACTCTCCAACATGCATG CTAACAATGAATCGAACCAAGCAACAGATCAAGATCTCACTGCTCAGCTTTTGAGAAGTCTTGCCAACCCTTCCATGTTACACATGGGGAAGGACGTATCTGGGATCCTACATGAGTCACAGAAGCTGCTAAACGGTGGTGTATCCAATGATAAT GCCGTGTCATTGCAAAAACCTGAAAGTTTGTTTCCAATAAAGAATAGCCCTCCAGGTTACTCTGAGAGCACAGCAGGGAGAATGAAGTTGAACAATTTTGACTTGAATGACGTATATATTGATTCAGATGATGGAGTTGAAGATTTGGAAAGGTCACCTGTTGATGGAAACTTTGTAACTAGTTCTGTAGATTTCCCTTTGTGGGTGAGGCAAGATTCACATCATTCAAGTCCACCACAGACTAGTGGAAACTCTGACTCAACATCAGCCCCGTCACCTTCTAGTTCGAGTGGAGAAGCTCAG AGCCGTACTGATCGGATTGTTTTCAAGCTATTTGGTAAAGAACCAAGTGACTTCCCTATTGTGCTACGGGAGCAG ATCCTTGACTGGCTTGCACATAGTCCAACTGATATCGAAAGCTACATCAGACCTGGCTGtataattctaacaatttaCCTTCGCTTGGCTGAGTCCTTATGGGAGGAG CTCTGTTCCGATCTTTCATCCTGCTTAACTTGTCTCTTCAATGTAACTGATGACACATTTTGGAAGAGTGGATGGGTATATGTACGAGTACGGAATCAAATAGCTTTTGTTCACAATG GTCAGGTTGTTTTGGACACATCATTATCTCTCGAAAATAGTAAATGCAGCAGAATATTGAGTGTCATGCCTATAGCCGTGTCTATGGATGAAAAAGCACATTTCGTAGTTAGAGGTTTAAACCTCTCCCAGTCCTCAACAAG ATTACTTTGCGCTATAGAAGGGAAATATCTTGATCAAGAAGTGTCTCAAGAATTAAGGGAGGATGATGATTTTGCTGAGGAGGATGAAACTGAGCATGCTAGTTTCTCCTGCTCTATTCCCAGTATAACTGGTAGAGGGTATATTGAg GTTGAAGATCTTGGTCTCAGCAGCAGTTTCTTCCCTTTTATAGTTGCGGAAAAGGATGTTTGCTCCGAGATTCGGACACTGGAGAGTATGCTCGAACCGAAGAAAGCTGATGAAAATGCACAAGAAGCAAATAAAAACATAGAATCCTGGCGGCAGGCCATGGATTTCATAAATGAAATGGGCTGGCTTCTCCATAGAAGCAACTTGAAATCTAGATTGGCGGACCTAGATCCTAGCACtgtcatattttcttttggACGTTATAAATGGCTCATGGAATTCTCCATGGACCGTGATTGGTGTGCTGTTGTGAAGAAACTCTTGGACATCTTGATCGCTGGAACTGTGGGATCAGGGGAACACTCTTCGCTTAAGGTTGCGTTGTTAGAAATGGGACTCCTTCACAAAGCTGTTCGTAGAAATTCTAGGTCAATGGTGGAACAGCTTTTACGATATGTCCCTGTGCATTTATCAGAAGAATTCGCATCAGCTGttgaaggtagccaagagaaGTTTTTGTTTCGGCCAGATGCCAAGGGACCTGCTGGTTTGACCCCACTTCATATTGCAGCTGGCAGAGATGGCTCTGAAGATGTACTTGATGCTCTAATTGATGACCCTGGAAAG ATTGGAATAAATGTGTGGAAAAATGCTCGGGATAGCACAGGGGCTACACCTGAGGATTATGCTCGTCTGCGGGGCCACTATGCTTACATACATGCTGTCCAGAGGAAGATGCACCGGAGTTCAGCTTCAGGGCATGTAGTGCTCGACATCCCAGGAGAACCATCAATTCCCACAAAGCACGATGGGGCTGTGAGCTTCGAGGTTGCAAGAAGTGCATCATTTGCTTTGAATCAGGACTGCAAGCTATGTGATCAGAAGAAAATGTTCGCATATTACGTAAAAAGTGCAAGAACATCTCTAGTGTACAGGCCTGCAATGCTTTCAATGGTTGCTATCGCTGCAGTCTGCGTATGTGTGGCTCTTCTCTTCAAGAGCATGCCTAACGTGGTTTGTCTTTTCCAACCTTTCCGTTGGGAATTGCTTAATTATGGCTCCAGTTAA
- the LOC130798692 gene encoding squamosa promoter-binding-like protein 1 isoform X1 — MEQAHRFHALGHNEMRVMGKRGLEWDLNDWKWDGDLFIATPSNTLSSDFQDQQFIPVVQVQGNSSNSSSLCSDDVQYGVDDGRRELGNKRRVIVIEEDSLEEVGPLTLKIGANSYAASDRERDLSNWESTSGKKTKLAGGSSNRAICQVEDCGAVLSKAKDYHRRHKVCEVHAKASKALVANVMQRFCQQCSRFHVLQEFDEGKRSCRQRLAGHNKRRRKTQADTAVQGKSINDEQTNSVLLISLLRILSNMHANNESNQATDQDLTAQLLRSLANPSMLHMGKDVSGILHESQKLLNGGVSNDNVHSEKMSAFFSNDNRNLSKIIDQHAPSSNLEIPRKELYAANSRVGKMQAVSLQKPESLFPIKNSPPGYSESTAGRMKLNNFDLNDVYIDSDDGVEDLERSPVDGNFVTSSVDFPLWVRQDSHHSSPPQTSGNSDSTSAPSPSSSSGEAQSRTDRIVFKLFGKEPSDFPIVLREQILDWLAHSPTDIESYIRPGCIILTIYLRLAESLWEELCSDLSSCLTCLFNVTDDTFWKSGWVYVRVRNQIAFVHNGQVVLDTSLSLENSKCSRILSVMPIAVSMDEKAHFVVRGLNLSQSSTRLLCAIEGKYLDQEVSQELREDDDFAEEDETEHASFSCSIPSITGRGYIEVEDLGLSSSFFPFIVAEKDVCSEIRTLESMLEPKKADENAQEANKNIESWRQAMDFINEMGWLLHRSNLKSRLADLDPSTVIFSFGRYKWLMEFSMDRDWCAVVKKLLDILIAGTVGSGEHSSLKVALLEMGLLHKAVRRNSRSMVEQLLRYVPVHLSEEFASAVEGSQEKFLFRPDAKGPAGLTPLHIAAGRDGSEDVLDALIDDPGKIGINVWKNARDSTGATPEDYARLRGHYAYIHAVQRKMHRSSASGHVVLDIPGEPSIPTKHDGAVSFEVARSASFALNQDCKLCDQKKMFAYYVKSARTSLVYRPAMLSMVAIAAVCVCVALLFKSMPNVVCLFQPFRWELLNYGSS, encoded by the exons ATGGAACAAGCTCACCGTTTTCATGCTTTAGGCCACAATGAAATGAGGGTTATGGGAAAGAGGGGTTTAGAATGGGATTTGAATGATTGGAAATGGGATGGTGATCTTTTTATTGCTACCCCTTCCAATACCCTATCTTCTGATTTTCAAGATCAGCAATTTATCCCAGTTGTTCAGGTTCAAGGGAATTCGTCAAACAGCTCATCTTTGTGTTCTGATGATGTTCAGTATGGTGTTGATGATGGAAGGAGAGAATTGGGGAACAAAAGGAGGGTTATTGTTATTGAAGAGGATAGTTTGGAAGAAGTTGGTCCTTTGACCTTAAAGATTGGGGCAAACTCTTATGCTGCCTCGGATAGAGAAAGGGATTTGAGTAATTGGGAGAGTACGAGTGGGAAAAAGACTAAGTTAGCCGGGGGCTCTTCAAATCGAGCTATTTGCCAGGTTGAGGATTGTGGGGCTGTTCTTAGTAAGGCTAAAGACTATCACAGGCGTCACAAGGTCTGCGAGGTCCATGCTAAAGCCAGTAAAGCCCTTGTGGCAAATGTCATGCAACGATTTTGTCAACAATGCAGTAG GTTTCATGTTCTTCAGGAATTTGATGAAGGTAAACGAAGCTGTAGACAGCGCTTGGCTGGCCATAATAAGCGACGGAGGAAAACACAAGCGGACACTGCTGTCCAGGGGAAGTCTATAAACGATGAGCAAACTAATAGTGTTCTCTTGATAAGCTTACTGAGGATACTCTCCAACATGCATG CTAACAATGAATCGAACCAAGCAACAGATCAAGATCTCACTGCTCAGCTTTTGAGAAGTCTTGCCAACCCTTCCATGTTACACATGGGGAAGGACGTATCTGGGATCCTACATGAGTCACAGAAGCTGCTAAACGGTGGTGTATCCAATGATAATGTACATTCAGAAAAGATGTCAGCTTTTTTCTCAAATGATAATCGAAATCTTTCTAAAATCATTGATCAACATGCTCCATCGTCAAATTTAGAGATTCCAAGAAAGGAATTATATGCAGCTAATAGCAGGGTTGGAAAAATGCAGGCCGTGTCATTGCAAAAACCTGAAAGTTTGTTTCCAATAAAGAATAGCCCTCCAGGTTACTCTGAGAGCACAGCAGGGAGAATGAAGTTGAACAATTTTGACTTGAATGACGTATATATTGATTCAGATGATGGAGTTGAAGATTTGGAAAGGTCACCTGTTGATGGAAACTTTGTAACTAGTTCTGTAGATTTCCCTTTGTGGGTGAGGCAAGATTCACATCATTCAAGTCCACCACAGACTAGTGGAAACTCTGACTCAACATCAGCCCCGTCACCTTCTAGTTCGAGTGGAGAAGCTCAG AGCCGTACTGATCGGATTGTTTTCAAGCTATTTGGTAAAGAACCAAGTGACTTCCCTATTGTGCTACGGGAGCAG ATCCTTGACTGGCTTGCACATAGTCCAACTGATATCGAAAGCTACATCAGACCTGGCTGtataattctaacaatttaCCTTCGCTTGGCTGAGTCCTTATGGGAGGAG CTCTGTTCCGATCTTTCATCCTGCTTAACTTGTCTCTTCAATGTAACTGATGACACATTTTGGAAGAGTGGATGGGTATATGTACGAGTACGGAATCAAATAGCTTTTGTTCACAATG GTCAGGTTGTTTTGGACACATCATTATCTCTCGAAAATAGTAAATGCAGCAGAATATTGAGTGTCATGCCTATAGCCGTGTCTATGGATGAAAAAGCACATTTCGTAGTTAGAGGTTTAAACCTCTCCCAGTCCTCAACAAG ATTACTTTGCGCTATAGAAGGGAAATATCTTGATCAAGAAGTGTCTCAAGAATTAAGGGAGGATGATGATTTTGCTGAGGAGGATGAAACTGAGCATGCTAGTTTCTCCTGCTCTATTCCCAGTATAACTGGTAGAGGGTATATTGAg GTTGAAGATCTTGGTCTCAGCAGCAGTTTCTTCCCTTTTATAGTTGCGGAAAAGGATGTTTGCTCCGAGATTCGGACACTGGAGAGTATGCTCGAACCGAAGAAAGCTGATGAAAATGCACAAGAAGCAAATAAAAACATAGAATCCTGGCGGCAGGCCATGGATTTCATAAATGAAATGGGCTGGCTTCTCCATAGAAGCAACTTGAAATCTAGATTGGCGGACCTAGATCCTAGCACtgtcatattttcttttggACGTTATAAATGGCTCATGGAATTCTCCATGGACCGTGATTGGTGTGCTGTTGTGAAGAAACTCTTGGACATCTTGATCGCTGGAACTGTGGGATCAGGGGAACACTCTTCGCTTAAGGTTGCGTTGTTAGAAATGGGACTCCTTCACAAAGCTGTTCGTAGAAATTCTAGGTCAATGGTGGAACAGCTTTTACGATATGTCCCTGTGCATTTATCAGAAGAATTCGCATCAGCTGttgaaggtagccaagagaaGTTTTTGTTTCGGCCAGATGCCAAGGGACCTGCTGGTTTGACCCCACTTCATATTGCAGCTGGCAGAGATGGCTCTGAAGATGTACTTGATGCTCTAATTGATGACCCTGGAAAG ATTGGAATAAATGTGTGGAAAAATGCTCGGGATAGCACAGGGGCTACACCTGAGGATTATGCTCGTCTGCGGGGCCACTATGCTTACATACATGCTGTCCAGAGGAAGATGCACCGGAGTTCAGCTTCAGGGCATGTAGTGCTCGACATCCCAGGAGAACCATCAATTCCCACAAAGCACGATGGGGCTGTGAGCTTCGAGGTTGCAAGAAGTGCATCATTTGCTTTGAATCAGGACTGCAAGCTATGTGATCAGAAGAAAATGTTCGCATATTACGTAAAAAGTGCAAGAACATCTCTAGTGTACAGGCCTGCAATGCTTTCAATGGTTGCTATCGCTGCAGTCTGCGTATGTGTGGCTCTTCTCTTCAAGAGCATGCCTAACGTGGTTTGTCTTTTCCAACCTTTCCGTTGGGAATTGCTTAATTATGGCTCCAGTTAA
- the LOC130798772 gene encoding uncharacterized protein LOC130798772, which yields MSASSSSENSSIENCGCGVPFARWVSWTKENPGRRFNTCIFFNPDTKSRGCKKFKWVDEPEMAVWQRKLTNKLVEEKRQLATEIKILTSRICCLEHENEQALSEIKMLKKKWYCSVLPLFDVVLCMFVVVLWCCVFGDE from the exons ATGTCTGCTTCTTCTTCAAGCGAAAACTCTTCCATTGAAAAttgtgggtgtggagttccctttgcaagaTGGGTatcatggaccaaggaaaatcctggAAGAAGGTTTAATACTTGCATTTTTTTCAATCCTGATACAAAATCGAGGGGTtgtaaaaagtttaaatgggttgatgaacctgaaatggCTGTATGGCAAAGAAAACTCACTAACAAGCTTGTGGAGGAAAAGCGTCAATtggcaaccgaaatcaagatCTTGACATCAAGGATATGTTGCTTGGAACACGAAAATGAACAAGCtctttcagaaattaaaatgttgaagaagaaatG GTATTGTTCTGTGCTTCCTTTGTTTGATGTGGTGCTGTGTATGTTTGTTGTGGTGCTATGGTGCTGTGTGTTTGgtgatgaatga